Within Eggerthella timonensis, the genomic segment GTCAAAGCGGCGGGGAAGGACGGCAAGGCGACCGGCGGCAAGGTGTGCGGCATCGTCGGCATCGTGCTGTCCGTGTTGGCGTTTTTCCTGTACGTGGTGCTGGGCCTGGGCATGCTCGCGTTCGTGGCCGCCTACGACGACGTCGAATACCATTCTTCTTCCACCTCCGACCTGTCCGCCATCACGGAGGGCGACCAGCAAATGGAAGCCGCGATGACCGACAAGCTCGACCTGCTGAAGAACAAGGACGCCGCTACCATGCAGCAGATCGCCGTCGAGGCCGACGAGCAGCTGGCCGACGCCACGGGCTACAGTCTGACCGATCTCGGCATCGATCCCGCAGCGTTCGTCGAATGGATGCTGACCGACTTCGATTACCAGCTTGACGGCGCGTACGACAACGGCGACGGCACGGGCATCGCCTATGCCGACGTGACGCTGCGCGACTCGATGGCCTTCGCTACCACGTTCATGGATGATGCCCAGGCGGCCATCGACGCCGGCGAGATGCAGACTCTCGACGAAGCCGGCGCGAAGGCCCTCCTCGGCGAGCTCTACCAGGCCGCCATGGACAAGACCACCGCCATGACCACGAACTACGTGAGTCTCGACCTCGTCAAAACCGGCGACTCCTGGCAGGTGGACCAAGACTCCTGGTCCGATGAGCTCGACTACCTCTTCGGGCTGTAGAGCCTACGACAACTTCTGACCGAGTTCTTTCGCGGCGGCAGCTTTATCGAAGTTGCCGCCCGTTTTTTGCGTGAGCGCGCCCATGACGCGGCCCATGTCCTTCTTCGTGGAGGCGCCCGTCTCGGCCAGCACCTCGTCGATGAGGGCGATCAGCTCGTCGCCGGACACCTGCTTGGGCAGGTAGCTTTCCAGAATGGCCACCTGGGCGGCGAGGGTGTCGGTGCGCTCCTGGTCGTTGCCGGCCTTGATGGAGCCGTCGAGCGTCTCCCTCGTCTGCTTGATCAGGCGCTTGAG encodes:
- a CDS encoding DUF4190 domain-containing protein, with protein sequence MDDQTQPQPPQQPVPPATPTPAPTQPTQPASPYAQPTAPVPGTAPYGQPQQPGQQPSAQPTGYYQPTAPQSNGKAVGALVCGILAILFSATIVLGIVLGIVAIVLAVQAVKAAGKDGKATGGKVCGIVGIVLSVLAFFLYVVLGLGMLAFVAAYDDVEYHSSSTSDLSAITEGDQQMEAAMTDKLDLLKNKDAATMQQIAVEADEQLADATGYSLTDLGIDPAAFVEWMLTDFDYQLDGAYDNGDGTGIAYADVTLRDSMAFATTFMDDAQAAIDAGEMQTLDEAGAKALLGELYQAAMDKTTAMTTNYVSLDLVKTGDSWQVDQDSWSDELDYLFGL
- a CDS encoding GatB/YqeY domain-containing protein → MRYDELQDEIKNAMRAKDKPKLSILRQVHGEIKNIEVNERRDITDSDVDAMLKRLIKQTRETLDGSIKAGNDQERTDTLAAQVAILESYLPKQVSGDELIALIDEVLAETGASTKKDMGRVMGALTQKTGGNFDKAAAAKELGQKLS